CATTTGAGCCCGCCAGCCACGCGGATTGTCACGCGCCAGCCGCCTGGCGACCTCGCTGGGGCAGATGGTCGCATTGTCGGCCCGGTCGGCCAGAAGCGCGAGGATCTCGCCAACCGCCGTGTCGCTTCTGTTCAAGGCCTCAGGCGATATCAAACGAGCAGCGCGCCGGCGATCGCGGCTCCGGCTATCAGGATGGCGATACCGACCCACCTGGCGCCTGCGCTGATCACCTTTTCGATCCTCCGCAGCCCATCGGACGGCAATGGCTCGGCCTCGATCCGCCTGATGACCGCGCGCAGAAGACGCGGGCTACTGGCCGCAAGCCGGTCAATTTCCAGCAGCATTCCAGCGGGGTCTCTTGCGCGCGGCGGCGACAGACGGGACATCAGGATACGTGAGCGCGCGCGGCGGATCGGTTCGGACAAGTCAAAGCCTGGCGCGATCGAAGCGAGAACGCCATCGATCGTGATCAAGGCCTTGAAAACGAGAAGGAGGTCGGGCGGCAGCACCAGACCCTCCTCGCGCAGAAGCGGAAACAGGTCACCCACCAGCCTGCTCAGGACAAGCGGACCGCCGCCATGTCTGGCGATGATGCGCTCTGCGGCGCGCTCGACCACAAGGTGATCCGGACTGTCAGGGCCCGACCACAAGCGCAATGTGTCGGCGACCATCGGCGCGTCGCCCGCTATCAGCGCCTGGACGAAGCTAAGAAATTCCGACCGGCGCCGTGCGCTGATTTGACCCACCGATCCCAGATCGAGAAGCGCTAGGCGATTCCCGGGCAGACACAACAGGTTGCCCGGATGCGGATCGCCATGGAAACGGCCGTGGAGCAGCAGCATGTCGAGCACGACATCGGCCCCGAGATCCGCTATGGCGCGCGGGTCTAGACCGGCATCGCGCAAGGTCTCACCATCCACCGGCGCGACACCGTCGATGAACTCCATCACCAGCAGTCCGCTCGAGGTCAGCGGCCAGTGGATGCGGGGAATTGTCACACGGGGATCATCGGCGAAATCATCACGGAGGCGATCGGCATTGCGCCCCTCATTGGTGAAATCGAGTTCCTCGAGGATGTCGCGAGACAGTTGCGCGACGAGGAGCGAGGGGGACAGGCGTCGCATCTCGGCGCTCGCCCGTTCAGCCATCGCGGCGAGATGGGTGATGAGCCGCAGATCGGCCTCGATCTTCGCTCTGGCGCCGGGCCGGCCGAATTTGAGCACGACCTCGGCGCCATCATGCAAGGTGGCCCGGTGGACTTGGGCGATAGATGCCGCGGCAAGTGGCATGGGATCGAAGGATGCGAAGATCGCCTCAGGCGCGTCTCCAAGTGCGGCTTCGACCGCGGGACGAAGCTGGTCGAAAGCGATGGTCGGCGCGCGGCTGTGAAGGTGCTCGAGCGCCTCGATCCACTCGGGCGGCAGCAGATCGCGTCTCGTCGCGAGGATCTGTCCTAGCTTGACGAAGGTCGGCCCCAGCGCCTCGAGCGCGCGCCGGGTCCGCTCAGGCAACCCGTCCACAGGACCTTGCGCGGCTTGGAAGGTCGCTGTGAGCCCCAGCCGGTCGACCAGCAGGCCGAGGCCGAAGCGCGTCGCGACTTTCGCGATCTGGCGCAAACGTGCGCGGTCGCGCGCGATCACAATAGCGGTGGGCAGCATAGGGCGCCCAACCCCGATGCGCGCGTTCGCGTTCCAAATTCGAGAAACGTGCGGCGGCCCGCGCGGACTCGCTCTTGGAGCCTAGGGGTGTTCGCGGCGGGTCTCGACGCGCATGAGCGAGACTGCCGTGCGGCGAGGCTGGGTCAGCATGAAGTGCGCTGCGGCTGCGATATCTTCGGCGCGCAGCATTTGGGCCGCGTGGATCAGCGCGCGCTGCTTGTCGGGGGGGAAATCCGGATACTGGAAGTCGGCGCCCGTGAATCCCGGTTCGATAAGGCCGATCTTGATATCCTTGTCCGCGACCTCCTGGCGAAGCGCATGGGCGAAGCCTTCGATCCCAGTCTTCGCGGCGACATAGACCGAACTTCCCGCCGATTGCGACACCGCCGACATCGAACCGATCAGAACGACATCGCCTCCCGCGCCCATCCGCTCGAGCGACGCCTTGGTCGTCTTCAGATATGCGGTGAAGTCGACCGCAATCTGATAATCGAGATCCTCATCCGCTGTCGCATCGAGGCCCTCGGCCGGCACCGCGGCATTGATGACGGCGATATCGAGTCCTCCCAGATAGGCATCGGCAGCGGCGAAATAGCGGTCGATATCGGACTGCCGGGCAAGATCGACCGCGATACCGTCGCCTTCGCCGACTTCGCGGATCCGCCCGAGCGCATCGGAAAGATGATCGGGGTCGCGACCGCAGATGAAGACGCGCACCCCCTCGGCGGCCAGCAGCACCGCGATCGCGCGGCCGATCCCGGTGCTTCCCCCGGTCACAATGGCGCGGCGGCCCATTAACGGGGGCGCCTCGGTATGGGCATCGCGGACTTCAGATGATGGGCTGGACATGTCAGTCTCCTAAGGAATGCGTCTGATCCAGACGAGATCGATGCTCGGAGGTAAGGAAGCGGCTGGCATCGCGCAGGCATTGCGCATGGAAAGTCTCGGCAAGGTCTGTCGCCACAGCTGCCACTCACCGATGGCCGTTTGCGCGAAAGTTGGCGCGCCGACCGAGGGCGAGCGGGTCGACCGGCGTCGTGCGGCGGGTGCCATCATTCCTCGTCTCGCCTGCTGAGGGGAAAAGTCTGCCCTGGATACAAACCCCGCGTGGTTTGCCGGTTCCGGTAAAATCGTGGCTTTAACGTATGTTAGACAAGTCGGGCAGGGCGAATGCGACGGGAGTGTTGCGCGCCAACAGGCATCGTCCCGAAGATCCGCAGTGTTTCGAAAAGATCCCGCTCAATCGGTTGCAATCGTAGTGGCGCGCGCGCATGAGCAGCTCCAGGAAGACACCGTGCCCGATCTTGACGAAGAAGCCGAATATCTCCTGCGCTGCGCGCATGAAGAGCGCGAGCAGGCTGTCGCCGCCCAGCATCCCAGTGCCGCAACCGTGCACCGCGCTCTTGCCGAGCGCTACGCCACGCGCGCCTTTCTGACGCAGATGGCCGGCGACGAGCCGCTGATCGACTCCCAATCCCCGATCGGTCGATCCGGCCAATCCGACGGGAAGCGCAACGTCCGCGATCGGCGCGACTGAGGCACTGCGCGCGGCGATGAACCAGGAGCGCCTGTCAGCGTTACGCCTCTGTCTGCCCCGTGCAGCGCCCCGACAATCGTGATGGAGACGTGGTGAGCGAGTTTGATAAGGTCGACCTGACCAACTGCGATCGCGAACCCATCCACCTTCTAGGCGCAATCCAGCCCGGCGGCTTTCTGATCGCGGTAAGCACCGACTGGATCATTGGCCGGGTGTCGCAGAATATCCGGGATCTTCTCGGGCATGACCCCGATGAACTTATCGGCATGCCGCTTGCCGATTACATCCCTGGTGCATTCCTGCACGACCTGCGCAACAAGGTCTCCTACCTCTCGACGCCCGACATGGTCGAACGGCTGTTCGGCTGTCAGATCGGCACGTCCGGGCAGCCCTTCGACGTGGCCCTCCATTTCTCAAATGGTCAGATCGTTATCGAGGCTGAGCCCGGTACCGCCTATGGCGGAGATGCGACCAACTCGGTTCGCGCCATGATGGCGCGGCTCGATCAGACGCGCGACCTGCAGACCTTCTACCGCGAAGGCGCGCGTCAGGTACGCGCGCTGCTCGGATATGATCGCGTCATGGTCTATAAGTTCGCGGCTTCAGGCGCGGGCGAGGTCGTTGCCGAGGCCGTGAAATCTGGCATTGGGAGCTTTCTGGGACTTCATTACCCCGCCAGTGACATCCCGCGCCAGGCGCGCGCGCTCTACAAGCGCAATCTTGTACGTATCGTGCGCGATGTGGATGCACACCCGATCCCCGTTGTGCCCGCGCTCGACGTCGCGGGCGCGCCGCTCGACCTGTCTTTGTCGATCCTGCGCTCTGTGTCGCCCATCCACATAGAATATCTCAAGAATATGGGGGTCGGCGCCACCCTGTCTATTTCGATCATCGTCGATGACGAGCTGTGGGGTCTGTTCGCCTGCCACAATTATTCACCGCGATCGCCGACGTTCGAGCGGCGGTCGGTGTGCGAGCTGTTCGCGCAGATGTTCTCGATGCGCCTTGAGAGCCGCGAGCGTCGCCAGATCGTGGACTATGAGCGGCGCGCGCGCGATATTTCCGACCAGCTGCTGGGCGCAGTCGCGTCCGATGAGACCCTTCTCAACGATCCCGACTGGCTCGGTGACATTCTGACCAGCGCGATCCCGGCGACGGGTGTCGGAGTGTGGATCAACGGCAATTATGCTTTCTCCGGCATCACTCCGCCGACCGAGGACTTTCGCCGCATCGTGCGAGCCCTCAACGGCACCGCGGCGGGCCGGGTTTACACGACCGATCATATCGGGAGCCTCATCCCCGACGCGAGCAGCTTCGCCGATCGCGCGGCCGGCCTGCTCGCCATTCCGATTTCGCGCTCTCCACGCGATTATGTCATCCTGTTTCGCGCCGAGCTCAAACAATCGGTTCGCTGGGCGGGAG
The Sphingomonas crocodyli genome window above contains:
- a CDS encoding ABC1 kinase family protein; the encoded protein is MLPTAIVIARDRARLRQIAKVATRFGLGLLVDRLGLTATFQAAQGPVDGLPERTRRALEALGPTFVKLGQILATRRDLLPPEWIEALEHLHSRAPTIAFDQLRPAVEAALGDAPEAIFASFDPMPLAAASIAQVHRATLHDGAEVVLKFGRPGARAKIEADLRLITHLAAMAERASAEMRRLSPSLLVAQLSRDILEELDFTNEGRNADRLRDDFADDPRVTIPRIHWPLTSSGLLVMEFIDGVAPVDGETLRDAGLDPRAIADLGADVVLDMLLLHGRFHGDPHPGNLLCLPGNRLALLDLGSVGQISARRRSEFLSFVQALIAGDAPMVADTLRLWSGPDSPDHLVVERAAERIIARHGGGPLVLSRLVGDLFPLLREEGLVLPPDLLLVFKALITIDGVLASIAPGFDLSEPIRRARSRILMSRLSPPRARDPAGMLLEIDRLAASSPRLLRAVIRRIEAEPLPSDGLRRIEKVISAGARWVGIAILIAGAAIAGALLV
- a CDS encoding DUF3253 domain-containing protein; the protein is MNRSDTAVGEILALLADRADNATICPSEVARRLARDNPRGWRAQMPIVHEAVDHLVAQAVIALSWKGRRLARRCGPYRIRRERAMA
- a CDS encoding HWE histidine kinase domain-containing protein → MSEFDKVDLTNCDREPIHLLGAIQPGGFLIAVSTDWIIGRVSQNIRDLLGHDPDELIGMPLADYIPGAFLHDLRNKVSYLSTPDMVERLFGCQIGTSGQPFDVALHFSNGQIVIEAEPGTAYGGDATNSVRAMMARLDQTRDLQTFYREGARQVRALLGYDRVMVYKFAASGAGEVVAEAVKSGIGSFLGLHYPASDIPRQARALYKRNLVRIVRDVDAHPIPVVPALDVAGAPLDLSLSILRSVSPIHIEYLKNMGVGATLSISIIVDDELWGLFACHNYSPRSPTFERRSVCELFAQMFSMRLESRERRQIVDYERRARDISDQLLGAVASDETLLNDPDWLGDILTSAIPATGVGVWINGNYAFSGITPPTEDFRRIVRALNGTAAGRVYTTDHIGSLIPDASSFADRAAGLLAIPISRSPRDYVILFRAELKQSVRWAGDPHKPVEYGPNGPRLTPRESFEEWKETVDGHSEPFTPSELRVAETLRATLIEVVLRLADEAAAERRQSTARQEMLIAELNHRVRNILGVIRGLIRQSQPDSAEVKEFVRLVDGRIHALARAHNQITDDHWGPAPLEALIAAEAAAFAADKRNAIVAEGPPVLLNPQAYSTMALVIHELVTNSTKYGSLSGRGEVHIEWSRNDQGDLDFAWLESGGPTVVPPKRKGFGTTIVNRSVPYDLGGSASIDYAPDGVRAVFCIPARHVSEPKSYGTAPARPARPSVSSQEVVKPHWLDRRTILLVEDSLIIALDAEDILDRFGADVATASTPEAAHDLLDRGGIDFAILDINLGDQTSFGVADRLSELGIPFFFASGYGEQASLPMQHRNAPVVQKPYTTHNIASAIEGLFQ
- a CDS encoding SDR family oxidoreductase, which produces MSSPSSEVRDAHTEAPPLMGRRAIVTGGSTGIGRAIAVLLAAEGVRVFICGRDPDHLSDALGRIREVGEGDGIAVDLARQSDIDRYFAAADAYLGGLDIAVINAAVPAEGLDATADEDLDYQIAVDFTAYLKTTKASLERMGAGGDVVLIGSMSAVSQSAGSSVYVAAKTGIEGFAHALRQEVADKDIKIGLIEPGFTGADFQYPDFPPDKQRALIHAAQMLRAEDIAAAAHFMLTQPRRTAVSLMRVETRREHP